A region from the Silene latifolia isolate original U9 population chromosome 7, ASM4854445v1, whole genome shotgun sequence genome encodes:
- the LOC141590164 gene encoding protein FAR1-RELATED SEQUENCE 9-like — MENGQVEDHSQEISMDLAEHDTSNEVEALMMLDNIDEDSIMTEKDELIITEEEGVIADDIDIGGSLVGAKALKWEGLYKLYVQHSKCVGFGPKKWATRTNKVVPPLVTEKYFACSCQGDTNSGKKCKSISEEQSATINERKRKQRTTLITRTGCQAKIRVKFNMEFNIYEVVMHVVAHNHPLTPPEWHHHHRSERAIPPEEGEVIRIMTEARLPPTAQYRYLAAACGGEEYVGHTKKDHLNFVHRLKMKVIARGDAQNVVDMLKKRAAEDPSFFYKIKYDSENRVQNLFWRDAMMKEDYMIYHDVVIFDTTYRTNRYNLICGAFVGVNNHWSNVMFGCAFLSDEKEESFQWLFNTFNESMGGDVFPTSIFTDQDQAMSNAIKEWHIQQNAMSHFGCLKHDTSFQTIFNKCLRGCYNVAEFESTWANMIYDYGLENDEWFQRLYEIREKWSTAYSKDFFSAGILSSQRSESTNHAIGFHANKTTSLTDFFGIYNDTIRRWRSEEEKNEFQCGRSTPSSNMSMVGLVKSASSLYTINLFKRFEEEFVYSLGTNAVLLDNEDTTKVFRVYPLDDPVSHHVVTFDSAINLISCSCRKFDEVGMLCYHSLRVLHLSSVSDVPERYIKKRWSRYAKSEVWERLREQSSSIVPSDDRLSWRREILCNLHTLILQSQGSSEARAFMDQVYTSACAGIRKILEQSRTNQNTNNDSHNSPHKVLDPLRSKTKGRSARLKRPSKSKKTKGRGVTSTTTNSVVPYTPPERLI; from the exons ATGGAAAATGGACAAG TAGAAGATCACTCCCAAGAAATTTCAATGGATTTGGCGGAACATGACACTTCTAATGAAGTAGAAG CACTGATGATGTTGGATAATATTGACGAAGATTCGATAATGACGGAGAAAGATGAACTAATAATAACGGAAGAAGAAG GTGTGATTGCAGACGATATAGACATTGGAGGTTCATTAGTCGGGGCAAAAGCTTTGAAGTGGGAAGGATTATACAAATTATATGTCCAACATTCAAAATGCGTTGGATTCGGGCCAAAGAAATGGGCCACGCGTACAAACAAAGTTGTTCCACCATTAGTAACGGAAAAATATTTCGCATGCTCATGTCAGGGGGATACAAATTCGGGTAAAAAATGCAAATCAATTAGTGAAGAACAATCAGCTACAATAAATGAAAGGAAACGCAAGCAACGGACTACTCTAATAACTAGGACTGGATGTCAAGCGAAGATCAGAGTAAAGTTTAATATGGAGTTCAATATCTATGAGGTAGTGATGCATGTGGTAGCACATAATCATCCATTAACACCACCAGAATGGCATCATCACCATCGTTCTGAAAGAGCAATACCACCGGAAGAGGGTGAGGTTATAAGAATTATGACTGAAGCTAGACTTCCTCCTACCGCTCAATATCGATATCTAGCTGCAGCTTGTGGTGGTGAAGAATATGTTGGCCATACTAAAAAAGACCATCTTAACTTTGTTCACAGGCTTAAGATGAAAGTAATAGCCCGTGGAGATGCCCAAAATGTTGTTGACATGCTAAAAAAAAGAGCAGCTGAGGACCCTTCATTCTTTTATAAGATTAAGTATGATTCCGAAAATAGAGTGCAAAATTTATTTTGGAGAGATGCGATGATGAAGGAAGACTATATGATATATCATGATGTGGTAATCTTCGATACAACATATCGCACAAATAGGTACAATCTTATATGTGGTGCCTTTGTCGGTGTCAACAACCATTGGTCAAATGTGATGTTTGGTTGTGCGTTCCTCTCCGACGAGAAGGAGGAGTCATTTCAATGGTTATTCAACACCTTCAATGAATCAATGGGTGGAGATGTTTTTCCTACGTCTATTTTTACCGATCAAGACCAAGCTATGTCAAATGCCATAAAAGAG TGGCATATACAACAGAACGCAATGTCTCATTTTGGATGCCTTAAGCATGACACATCCTTCCAAACTATTTTCAACAAATGTCTAAGAGGCTGTTATAACGTGGCCGAGTTTGAATCGACGTGGGCTAACATGATATATGACTATGGCCTAGAGAATGATGAATGGTTCCAACGTTTATATGAAATTCGTGAAAAGTGGTCTACTGCATATAGCAAGGATTTTTTCTCTGCGGGTATCCTCTCATCACAGAGAAGTGAAAGTACAAATCATGCTATTGGCTTTCATGCCAATAAGACAACTTCTCTCACCGATTTCTTCGGAATATATAATGACACTATAAGGAGGTGGAGGAGCGAGGAAGAGAAAAATGAATTTCAATGCGGTAGATCAACGCCGTCTTCAAATATGTCCATGGTGGGACTTGTTAAAAGTGCTTCAAGCCTTTATACTATCAACTTGTTTAAACGCTTTGAAGAGGAATTTGTATACTCTTTAGGTACGAATGCTGTCTTGCTAGACAACGAAGACACAACAAAGGTATTTAGGGTTTACCCATTGGATGATCCCGTCTCTCATCATGTGGTAACATTTGATTCTGCCATTAATCTCATCTCGTGCTCATGCCGAAAGTTTGATGAAGTTGGAATGTTGTGCTACCATTCCCTTCGTGTGTTACATTTGAGTTCGGTCTCCGATGTTCCCGAAAGATATATCAAGAAACGGTGGTCAAGATATGCAAAATCAGAG GTGTGGGAGCGGTTAAGAGAGCAATCGTCTAGCATTGTACCATCAGATGACCGTTTATCGTGGCGTCGAGAGATTCTTTGCAATCTACACACTCTCATACTTCAAAGCCAAGGGTCAAGCGAGGCAAGGGCTTTCATGGACCAAGTTTACACAAGTGCTTGTGCTGGCATACGTAAAATTCTTGAACAGTCACGTACTAACCAAAACACCAACAATGATAGCCACAACTCCCCTCACAAAGTACTAGATCCATTACGTTCAAAGACCAAGGGCCGAAGTGCTAGGTTGAAGCGTCCTTCTAAAAGCAAGAAAACTAAGGGAAGAGGCGTCACTTCAACTACAACTAATAGCGTTGTACCATATACTCCACCTGAGCGCTTAATTTAG
- the LOC141591111 gene encoding uncharacterized protein LOC141591111: protein MGTVLAPKAHKNVDLHLVPSVKDVGEIGTFDWYAYVLEELGDAVSKWRSKDLKNVGGCMLFLQLVYFHRLTWQSLKASSEIPLIQHWDTKHLRTRVEEERKAAEEMKGRYGLGEWDTTTYPIGRERILVAKKEKIPIIELSQSGHGRTVTYRVPDDLLTNEEIRQQAKNECEVDSMLIKRDQEIHSRLTIERVTRIKMNALKLSEKEKEKEAAGEENGVGDISFTQLVADDEVMRSCDDLVARMMEATNAAKEMPSFDLGINDEGFNRFRNISPPRKNMGLVRVRVRRKNGGNKKT from the exons aTGGGAACGGTTTTAGCACCCAAAGCACATAAGAATGTTGATCTTCACCTAGTACCTTCGGTGAAGGATGTTGGCGAGATAGGTACTTTTGATTGGTATGCATATGTGCTAGAGGAACTTGGTGACGCTGTTTCGAAGTGGAGGTCGAAAGATCTAAAGAATGTTGGAGGTTGTATGTTGTTCCTTCAACTTGTGTACTTTCACCGCTTGACTTGGCAGTCCCTCAAGGCATCATCAGAAATTCCTTTGATACAACATTGGGATACAAAGCATTTGAGAACTCGGGTAGAGGAGGAGCGGAAAGCAGCTGAGGAAATGAAAGGAAGGTACGGACTTGGTGAGTGGGATACTACTACATACCCTATCGGAAGGGAACGTATACTGGTGGCTAAGAAAGAAAAAATTCCTATAATAGAATTATCTCAAAGTGGCCATGGTAGAACAGTAACGTATAGAGTTCCAGATGACCTCCTAACAAATGAGGAAATTCGTCAACAAGCTAAAAAT GAGTGTGAGGTAGACTCCATGCTGATAAAGAGGGATCAAGAGATACACTCAAGACTCACAATTGAGAGGGTGACACGAATAAAGATGAATGCCTTAAAGTTAAgcgagaaggagaaggagaaagaAGCAGCAGGAGAGGAGAATGGTGTAGGTGATATATCCTTTACACAATTAGTAGCTGACGATGAAGTGATGCGATCATGTGATGATTTGGTTGCGCGAATGATGGAGGCGACTAATGCTGCAAAGGAGATGCCTTCATTTGACCTCGGGATAAATGATGAAGGTTTTAATCGATTCCGCAATATAAGTCCCCCGCGGAAAAACATGGGATTAGTTAGAGTAAGAGTCCGAAGGAAAAATGGAGGCAACAAGAAGACTTAA